The genomic DNA GACGAGATCATTATTTTCCATAAACTGACGCGCGAAGACGGCGCAAAGGTGTGCGACCTGTTTTTGGAAACGCTGTCAAAGCGCCTCAAAAACCGCGACATCGAACTGAACGTCAGCGACGCCGCCAAACAGAAACTTTTAGACGAGGGCTACGACGAAGTGTACGGCGCTCGTCCGTTAAAACGCGTTATACAGCGGCGCATCGAGGACGCGCTGAGCGAAGAGATCTTATTGAACAAGGTATCCACGGGGCAGAAAGTGAACGTAGACGTAAAGGACGGCGCGTTCGTGTTTCAGCCCGTGAAATAAACAAGCGTAAGGAGGAATCACTATGCGCATCGAAATTACGGCAAAAAGTTTTACCGTCGGCGACAAACTCAAAGATCTGGTGGAAAAAAAGATTTCCAAACTCGATAAATATTTCGAGTCGGACGCGGTTTGTAAAGTAGCGCTCAAAGAAGAGGGCAAACTGAGCAAGATGGAAGTTTCCATTCAATATAAAGGGAGCCTCGTGCGCGCGGAAGTTTCGGGCGATAATTTCTACGACGATATCGACGCCGTTCTCCCCAAAATAGAAAGGCAGATCTATAAACAGAAGAGCAAGATTTCTTCCAAACTCAAAAAGGACGCCTTTTTCGACAAGCAGATCTTTTTCCAGGATGCGGCCGTGCCCGAAAGCAAACTGGTAAAGACCAAGACGTTCGAACTTACGCCCATGAACGTCGACGAGGCGATCACCCAACTCGATCTTTTGGGGCACTCGTTCCATATCTTTCAGGACGCCGAAACCAACGAAGTGCGCGTGGTGTATCTGCGCGAAAGCGGCGACGTCGGACTG from Candidatus Borkfalkia ceftriaxoniphila includes the following:
- the hpf gene encoding ribosome hibernation-promoting factor, HPF/YfiA family — encoded protein: MRIEITAKSFTVGDKLKDLVEKKISKLDKYFESDAVCKVALKEEGKLSKMEVSIQYKGSLVRAEVSGDNFYDDIDAVLPKIERQIYKQKSKISSKLKKDAFFDKQIFFQDAAVPESKLVKTKTFELTPMNVDEAITQLDLLGHSFHIFQDAETNEVRVVYLRESGDVGLIIPKKHK